Proteins found in one Sorghum bicolor cultivar BTx623 chromosome 1, Sorghum_bicolor_NCBIv3, whole genome shotgun sequence genomic segment:
- the LOC110433518 gene encoding dormancy-associated protein 1, whose product MLDKLWDDVVAGPHPETGLEKLRKAATARPILIDKDADAGAAGSYKRTQSMPSTPTTPVTPSSSSTTTTPRGASNVWRSVFHPGSNLATKGMGANLFDRPQPNSPTVYDWLYSDETRSNHR is encoded by the exons atgcTGGACAAGCTGTGGGACGACGTGGTGGCGGGGCCTCACCCGGAGACGGGCCTCGAGAAGCTCCGCAAGGCCGCCACTGCCCGCCCCATCCTCATCGACAAAG ACGCGGATGCCGGAGCCGCGGGGAGCTACAAGCGGACGCAGTCGATGCCGTCGACCCCGACGACGCCGGtgacgccgtcgtcgtcgtcgacgacgacgacgccgcggGGCGCCAGCAACGTGTGGCGCAGCGTGTTCCACCCGGGGAGCAACCTGGCCACCAAGGGCATGGGTGCCAACCTCTTCGACCGCCCGCAGCCAAACTCCCCCACCGTCTACGACTG GCTCTACAGCGACGAGACCAGGAGCAACCACCGTTAG